The region AACTATTGAAAATAATGTCCAATAAAAAGTACCTGCTGATAATCTAATCACAGTTAACTGGTTCTTGTACCATTATGTTCAGTTGAGAAGAGGTTGCTTAGTGCACTTAGTAGATCCAAACATGTCATGTCTGCCACTCCAGAAGTAGCAAATACGAGAAGAATAAAGCAAGAAGCTTGCAGTAGGCACAAATAACATATTTATACATGCACAACTGGAGCGAAAACTTAATTGACCAAAGTTATGATGACTAGCTCATATGAGCCCAATCATGATGACAGTTCACCAGGACCACCCCTTTCATGAACACTTTAAAATGGCTTTAGATCCAGATTCCAGACCAGTTATCCTCAAGTATTTGTCAAAGTCAAGGTGGTCAGTCACATTACAGAGGCACAACAGTGCAGTATATTGTTATCTATCTATCATTCATCAAATCTCGGGAAGTCCAATGAAATCAATAACTTTAGTTAAGAACCTAAAATGCATTTGTGTGCATTTCAAAATATGAGCATCCACGGAGGTGAGAGTCGAATGTGGGTGGGCTCGGTGTGACACCATTAGCCAACTGAACCCGAATCGGTTCTCCAAAATGAAGTATCTTCCTTTATCATCAACTGCTGTGTTGATTAGATCTATTCCCTGGCCAAAATAGGTACATCTTATGAAAACATGTTTTGCTTAGCAAGGAAGGTGCCCTTTGAGTACATGTTAAGACAAGTTGTAACAGTACGAGACACAGCATTTTCGGAAATAGATAGGTTTCATGCATCACTTACATATGAGGGATGAAGAAGCAGTGGTGAACCAAGCACATGAATCCTACACGTTATGATTTTTTTTACGACATGGAATTTCATAGAATACTCAAATCAATAAACAGATAATATACAAGGTAGAAGGGTGACTCTGCCATTATCCAAACTAATTCATTAGATCATGCCATAGATATAGACCAGAGATAATTATAATGTaacaatatataaaaaataaaaggAGTAGAGAATAATTATTCCCCAACAAAGGAACAAATGCAAAGCTGATGATTTTTTGCTTGTCGCTTTTTTCGAGTCTAGCGAATGTTCTTTAGGTTATACCATCCACTGAAGAGGCACAATCCGATGTGGCTATGTTGATAGGTATCAGGTAGGAAAGAGTGTCAACTAGCCGCTTCCTTTCAATTGAAGTGTTGAAAAAGAAAGGTGCCACCAGGCACAATAGTTCAAATTTCAACATAAGCCTAGCGATGTTCCTTTGTTGTGTCTTACCAAGATACTGTAACTTTGCACAATATCGACCTTCACAAGTTCATATTCTATTACTTCTCAATGAAAATGTATTTTTTAGGCATGCCTGTTCACTTGTACCATGATTGCTACATATTTAGATATAAAAAAAAAGCAAACAGTTGCTAAGTTTTCAGCTCTCTGTTGCAGAAAGTTCATTCCGGAATTCCTATCACTAGTTTGATAAGATTTTCAAATATTGCAGTTGCCTCCTTATATCAGTTGAGAAAACAATTTGATTTAGCAAAAACTGGCAGAATCTTCAAGCTAGATATTTTTTAATCTTTCATAAATAATAACATTACTTGCATTCTTTACTTTGTGAGAGAGAAGAGAAGTCTTGGTTGCCTGATCTTAAGAAATTTCTTTACATAAAAGAAAACCGTAAAAGGCATAGCCGAAATTCGTGTTGATCTAGCAATCTCCCTGAAAACTATTACAGCCGTCAGGCACCTAATATTAGTCTTCACTAACAAAACCATAAATTTGCACTAAATAACAGGCCTCTGAAGAGAATAACTAAGATTTGTTCATGAATAAACAAATCACCAATAAGATTGTGTGCTTTAGTGCACCTGAACCTCACTTTTGATACAGAAGGGTATTGAAAGCTCTTCCTTGAACATGATACATCATCCACAAAATGAATGTGACAGCTATGATTCTATTAAAACTACTTACTTACTTAcgaagccttttatcccaaacaagttggggtaggctagatattaAAACTACATTAAAAAAAATCAACACAGGCGATAAAGTTCCAAAGGAAGATTTCTAACATGTCTGTGATGCCAAAGGAATCACAAGTATTGGCCATTACATAGCTTTCATTTTTATATACGTACTAATAATGCTGCTTTTCACTATTCTGTAGGTGGCGATATCAACAATTAAAGCTCAGAATAAGATTCTCTAATCTGTGAGCCTGATATTTACTTGAGACAATGTCAGGTAATATCAGGGATAGTCATTCCAAAATATGATTGCACAATTACTTTTACGATAAGCTTGAGAGTCTAGTAGATAATCTTCTCTTTTTTCACTTAAAGAATTTGAAGGAGACCAAGGTTCAACTTTGTCAGATTAGAACAGAAACTGAAGATTTACATTTAACTGAGAACAGTGAAATTTAGATCTAACCACTTAAAGCGTTTAAATCCTGAAAATCTTGCTAAGTTCTAAATTAAACAACAACTGAAGTTTTCTGTTGctatgtttttaaggcgacgccttaccgccttagggagggggggcgctttggcgcctaggcgacgcctaggcgggcgctttggacgcctaggcgcccaaagcggtcgattttccaaagcggagggggagcgcttcgacgcctaggcgtcgcctaggcgtcGCCTTACGGACGCCTTTAAAACATAGTTCTGTTGCACCAATTTAGCTATTGAGTGTATTGGGCTAGGTGCAAAAAATCATAGTTCTGctgaatttttattttttttgcgagCAACCTGCAGGAGCGCTGCCTTTTCATTAAGAGAGAAGAGAAACCAAGGTATTTACAAGAATGACGTGTTTTTAATGGGAACATGCCAAAGCCAAAGTTCTAATGATTATGCTGGATTCACAAGGTAACCTAATAGCATTTTTTCCAGTTTCCTGCATAATCAGGAATTTCTGTTGCACCAATTTAAGTATTGAGTGTGTGGGATTGGCAAGAAATCAGACTTCTTAATTTGCTTTTCAGTTTGCGCTTCTTAAATTGCAATGATGATTACATATTTTATCCATACCGTGCTAATACACATGAGCATTGAAATCAATGACCTTATTCCTTTTTAACATAGTACTGATACATGAGGTAGACGATCTGATGGGGTGGGGATTCATTCCTGAAAGGCCCATCTAGACATTGGACGGCAGAAATGGGTAGTCAGTGTATCCAATAACTGGATCAGAGAGGTAGAAAGTATCTCTTATGTACTTGTTGAGAGGAGCACCTATTTCAAACCTCCGAGGCAAGTCAGGATTGGATAGAAACAAGCGCCCATATGCTACCAAACCTCCGAGGCAAGTCAGGGCGATGTCGAAGAATTCAGTAAGTGTCTGTTAGGCACTAGACAGAACATTAACGAGAACAAAGTGTATGATAATTTTCTCTTGATACTAATTTGGTTGAATGAGAAGTCTCTACTTTGTATGATATATAATTTTGGCATAACATTTGGAGCACAAATGTGAGAGATAACAATTACCAAAGGGGGGTTCATTACCAACCAAAAGGTACTTACCGGCTTCAATTGCATTTCTAGCAGCAACCCTAAAATCGTTGATTACCAAAGGAATCTCATTAGTCTGTAGCCGCCTAGGAGTTGAGATTGTAGGTGCATCTATGCCGTTGGCTCTCGCTACAGGTTTGAGTGGCTTATCAGTGCTCGAAATTGGAGCCTGCCCATTAGGCTGAAAAGCTGCATAGAGATAACGAACATGTGTAAGTGAAATAAAAGCATGGCTACAAGGATAACTATGGGGTTGCTAATGTATTTTTGTTTATGAAAAAACACGAGGTAACTCATGGTGCAATAAAATGGTAAATAATTGCACAGAATGTTCATAAAAAGTTGAGCCAAAAATCTAAAATCCATTTGAGGTATTATTGCTTGCGACATAATTGTGCTTAAATTTGGTTTGATGACAAGTCAGACAACCTTATATTAGAGTTGGTAAACTTACTGTGATTAGAGACTCTTCCTACATGCCAAATCTGACAGAAAAATATTCCTCCTTTAGCATGAACTCCATTCACGATCGGTTTCCATGCTTCTACTTGCTCCTTTGTCCAAATGCCAGGAGTGTCTTTGTACCTAGCATTCATACAGTGTAACAAGAAACATATCACCTTTAAAAGTCATACAACTGCAAAGAGGAAACTGAACATATGACTACTAAGATGTCAAAAAGCCACAGCATAAGGATATGTCGTACACACCCTTGAGCAGTGTCTGAAACTCCAGTGGCCTCAGCAATTAAAAGGCCTCCTTTGGTTGCTCTCTGTTGATAATATAGTATGGCATGAGGCTGAGGAACATTTCCGAAGGATCGCTCCCTTGTCAGCGGTGCAAGAACTACcctaaacagaaaaaaggaaagacCTCAGGCAAGTGGATCATCAGGTAAAGATGAGTGACAGAATTCTTCGGGTTCCTTTTCCAGGACAAGTCCATAGGCACAGCCAAAAAGATTCAGGGACACGCAGCAAATTCATCAGACGAAACTTGACTGTTGACCACACTTACTGAGTGGTGCACACTCATTGGTATTAACTCCTAAAAGTTGGGGTCTATTCCTGAATGACTGTCCTGTAATGACAGATGATTTGGGTTGACAATATCATCTCACTTGTTCATTCAGAAACATCAAAACTTTGGTTGTAATAACAGATGATTTGAGTTGACAATATCATCTGACAAGTTCATTCAGAAACATCAAAAATTCGGGTCGAGGCTTCTCTTGCATAAATAAATACATAATGCATGTTAATTTTCATTGTTTGCAACAACCCCTATAATAGATTTCAGCATATGACCTGAGCATGATGGTTCCATCCTCAATTATCCTGGGGGTTAAAACCCGGGGCTAAATTCTGTTCTTGATGGTAAAACAAGATATGAACAGCAACAGGGCAGCAGTATCCAAACAAGAAAAGATCCTCCACGAGCCATGCCCGGGATTTAAATAATCCTCTTTATTGAGAAAATTAGTGCGGTTGGCAGCTTTAGCACCCGAATGGTTTCCCTGTTGCAGGAATCGCCCCAAGTATAAGACCTAAAAGAATCGATTATTGGGCGATTACTAACAAAAATCGGCGGCTGGTTGGGGTATTCCGTACCAAGGAAAGAGATAGTGGGATCGGGAGAAgaaaagacggacctgtgggaaagATCAAACCTTCCCATCTTGTAGGGGGTGAGGAGGGCGCGGTGCTGGCAGTGTTGCTCATCTTCCTTGGTCTGTTCCTTGCCCCCTTCCGCCCTTCCTCCGCCCGTTCGTCGGGGTGGGGCCTTGGCACCTCCCAGCCTTTATGTTGATGAAAGCTGTGGCGGGCGTACTGCTCTCGAGTGTGCAGAAGGAAGACTTTTCATAGTAATACGTACTACTCCTACTCTGGACGCGGCGACATATCCTTTTCAAAAAACTTGGTTCAATGAACCTGCCACGATTGTGGACGCACGTTTTGCttgcaagatcacgagggaggaagAGCTGGCCACAAACTTAACTACCGTATTCCATCggtcctaaaattcttgtcttagatttgtccaaatatgaatgtatcaagtcatgttttagtatAAGGTACATTCGTATCTAAAAAAATTtaagacaaaaattttgggacggagggagtactacacactTCTTCGAGGTCACTGCTGCAGTCATCCAGATCCAGTGAAGGACTATTTAGCTTTTCTTTGAGAGGGGTGAGTATCATTTAGCATTTTTAGAGGCGTGAGTACCATGTAGTGTAAGTACTCCCtttgttcggaaatacttgtcctaaaaatggatgtatctagacttattttggtTATAAATACAACTGTTTTATTCATTTGTAGGACTTGTCTTAAAAaatgatgtatctagacttattttagttatagatacttcTATTttataggacaagtatttccggacggagggagtaccatttagctttttttgatttttttagggAAAGCTTTCTTTTAATCGAAGTACtctctccgtccaaaaatacttgtcattaaaatagacaaaaatgaatgtatctaaaactaaaatacatataaatacatccccttttattcattttgatgacaaatattttcggatGGAGGAAGTACCATTTAGCTAGGGCGTGCGTGACGGCCCACGGGCTAGGTTATGTCACTAAGCTGTCGTGCGCAAGCCCAAGCGGCGACCAGGCTCATCCGCCATGGCTTCGATTATCTCATAGACGTAAAAGACATGCTCTTCTAAAAAAAGGCTTAAAAGACGGGAGCAGCTAATTAACAAGCgcttcttcgggagcctcgcaacgatcagcaccacttgacgcgctctcagccattcgtcacGTATCGTGTTCTGGGCGTTCCCTCcggatttcattttttttattttttcgcacgcgttttcgactttttaaacggttttttttcgggtttttttgacgttttggttttccaccggtctttcctagcttttcgacaaaaaaattcgaaaataataaattttttgcacaaaaaacgcatctttttcacgaaaaaaacgtgctttttgtttttttcctttcgcgagagtcacggcagtgcctcctcggaaacgaaaaaaaaacatgttttcttttttttttctttcgcgagaagcacggttgtgctttcaaagGGAAAAAACGTGtttcctgtttttttttctttcgcgagaggcacggttttgcttccgcgagaggcacggtcgtgctttcgcaagaggcacgggcgtgcctctttcggaaagggaaaaaaacgtgttttctgtttttttttcgcgagaggcacggttttgcttctgtgagaggcacggttgtgatttcgtcagaggcatgggcgtgcctctttcggaaaaggaaaaaaCCCGTGGtcctggttcggttttttcgtcggttttttcgtgaaaaaaaagttcgtcaaaagctATGAACATGGGATctactagttttgaagatctcgacgcgaggaatccaacaacgaaaacggttcgagatttggacgcacgggttaagagataaaatgttttgaataaatggatctacggAAAAAGAAAAActccgccacttgtcgcaacctgggaaagTTAGAGTGATCTCCGCAAAGAGTACtacttaactagtgatttcgttaAAAGACAGGAGTTACTAAAAAAAGGCGTAAAAGACAGCCACCCCTAAAAAAAGAGTAAAGGACAAGCATATGTGCGCGCTTAATTCCCCCCATTTTTTTAAGAAAAATCTGCTACAAAAATCCCCCAGATGTTTCCCTCTTGTGCAAATCAGCTAAGCAGAGAAGTCAGtttacaaaaaaaaaaaaaaagctaaGCAGAAAAGACGCAACGGCAGTAAAAGAAGCGAGTGTAATCATCGAAAATCATCCAAACTGGTGTTGCCTTTTATTAAGCACGGTAATTGTTCTCTTGATAGTTGATACGACGGTACTACAGTAGAAATAAAAGAAGAAGCCACACTGAGGGAACGGCAACACAGTTCCTTAggtatcatgcatgcatctttgcTATATCACGCCATTCCCCTTGGACGTCTGGCCGAGAAACGGGTAGTCTGTGTACCCGACGACGGGATCGTCGGTGTAGAACGTCGCCCGGTTGTACTTGTTCAGCGGCGCGTTCCGCCGGAACCTCTCCGGCAGGTCGGGGTTGGCGAGGAAGAGGCGGCCGTAGGCGACAAGGTCGGCGTACTCTTCGGCGATGGCGCAGTTCCCCTCCTCCCTGCCGTACCCTCCGCCGACCATCAGCGTCCCGTCGAAGGTGTCCCTCATCGCCTGCAGCCTGTGATGGCCCACCCCAAGCGCCCCGCCGTCGTA is a window of Triticum dicoccoides isolate Atlit2015 ecotype Zavitan chromosome 2B, WEW_v2.0, whole genome shotgun sequence DNA encoding:
- the LOC119364376 gene encoding putative 12-oxophytodienoate reductase 11 isoform X5, with protein sequence MGRFDLSHRVVLAPLTRERSFGNVPQPHAILYYQQRATKGGLLIAEATGVSDTAQGYKDTPGIWTKEQVEAWKPIVNGVHAKGGIFFCQIWHVGRVSNHTFQPNGQAPISSTDKPLKPVARANGIDAPTISTPRRLQTNEIPLVINDFRVAARNAIEAGFMCLVHHCFFIPHME
- the LOC119364376 gene encoding putative 12-oxophytodienoate reductase 11 isoform X1, whose product is MLRVVLAPLTRERSFGNVPQPHAILYYQQRATKGGLLIAEATGVSDTAQGYKDTPGIWTKEQVEAWKPIVNGVHAKGGIFFCQIWHVGRVSNHTFQPNGQAPISSTDKPLKPVARANGIDAPTISTPRRLQTNEIPLVINDFRVAARNAIEAGFMCLVHHCFFIPHMSKSPFASSARGGSRVQLQQPQKLVQTSERLCAQTRR
- the LOC119364376 gene encoding putative 12-oxophytodienoate reductase 11 isoform X3, with protein sequence MGRFDLSHRVVLAPLTRERSFGNVPQPHAILYYQQRATKGGLLIAEATGVSDTAQGYKDTPGIWTKEQVEAWKPIVNGVHAKGGIFFCQIWHVGRVSNHTFQPNGQAPISSTDKPLKPVARANGIDAPTISTPRRLQTNEIPLVINDFRVAARNAIEAGLNHHLPQVREEDPESSCNNLRS